Proteins encoded by one window of Kribbella italica:
- a CDS encoding undecaprenyl/decaprenyl-phosphate alpha-N-acetylglucosaminyl 1-phosphate transferase, with the protein MRAYLLVFFVAMATTFLLTGLARKIALRYGAVAKVRARDVHKVPIPYFGGVSILGGLIAGYLVASSMPFLGDSLQVAHDARAILIGGVVICAVGVIDDLYELDPITKLAGMVLAVGVMIVQGIQLYWLPLPGGILSPPPAQLAVVTAGILLVSCNAVNFVDGLDGLAAGVTTIGAIAFFTYSYLLNVEQNLDRATTSTLITVALAGACLGFLPHNFFPARVFMGDSGSLLIGLMLAASTISLTGQMDPNAVPYEVGGSSLLPALLPLVLPIAVLAIPALDLTMAYVRRTKAGRSPFAADKLHLHHRLMQRGHSHRRAVLLMYLWTALIAFGVVVLGLLLDWWTVLIVLAATVTAIVLTTGLPRRSGRKLAKV; encoded by the coding sequence GTGCGCGCGTACCTGCTCGTCTTCTTCGTGGCGATGGCCACGACCTTCCTGCTGACCGGACTGGCCCGCAAGATCGCGTTGCGCTACGGCGCGGTCGCGAAGGTCCGGGCGCGGGACGTGCACAAGGTTCCGATCCCGTACTTCGGTGGCGTCTCGATCCTCGGCGGCCTGATCGCCGGGTACCTGGTCGCCTCCAGCATGCCGTTCCTCGGTGACAGCCTGCAGGTCGCGCACGACGCCCGGGCGATCCTGATCGGCGGCGTGGTGATCTGCGCGGTCGGCGTGATCGACGACCTGTACGAGCTCGACCCGATCACCAAGCTGGCCGGCATGGTGCTCGCGGTCGGCGTGATGATCGTCCAGGGCATCCAGCTGTACTGGCTCCCGCTGCCCGGCGGCATCCTCTCCCCACCACCGGCCCAGCTCGCGGTCGTCACCGCCGGCATCCTGCTGGTCTCCTGCAACGCGGTGAACTTCGTCGACGGCCTGGACGGCCTGGCCGCCGGCGTCACCACGATCGGCGCGATCGCGTTCTTCACCTACTCGTACCTGCTGAACGTCGAGCAGAACCTCGACCGCGCCACCACCTCGACGCTCATCACCGTCGCGCTGGCCGGCGCCTGTCTCGGCTTCCTGCCCCACAACTTCTTTCCAGCCAGGGTTTTCATGGGCGACTCCGGCTCCCTGCTGATCGGCCTGATGCTCGCCGCGTCGACGATCAGCCTGACCGGCCAGATGGACCCGAACGCCGTCCCGTACGAGGTCGGCGGCTCGAGCCTCCTGCCCGCGCTGCTCCCGCTGGTGCTGCCGATCGCGGTCCTCGCGATCCCTGCGCTCGACCTGACGATGGCCTACGTGCGCCGTACGAAGGCAGGCCGTTCACCGTTCGCGGCCGACAAGCTGCACCTCCACCACCGCCTCATGCAACGCGGCCACTCGCACCGCCGCGCGGTGCTCCTGATGTACCTCTGGACGGCCCTGATCGCCTTCGGCGTGGTCGTTCTGGGCCTTCTCCTGGACTGGTGGACGGTCCTCATCGTGCTCGCCGCGACCGTCACCGCGATCGTCCTGACGACCGGCCTGCCGAGGCGCTCCGGCCGCAAGCTCGCCAAGGTCTGA
- a CDS encoding F0F1 ATP synthase subunit B, translating into MMTLVLPLSEAGAEPSPLMPHTAEIIFGLVFLILLAIAFAKIVVPKFEKAYAERTQAIEGGMNEAKQAQAEAKAALDKYNAQLAEARSEAAKIREDAREQGAQIIAEMREQANVEAERIVNHARTQIDAERTQAVASLRSEVGLMATSLAGRIVGESLEDEARQRRTVERFLEELESSESARQAVGTDG; encoded by the coding sequence ATGATGACGTTAGTGCTCCCGCTCAGTGAGGCCGGCGCCGAGCCGAGCCCGCTGATGCCGCACACCGCCGAGATCATTTTCGGCCTCGTCTTCCTGATCCTGCTGGCCATCGCCTTCGCCAAGATCGTCGTCCCGAAGTTCGAAAAGGCTTACGCCGAGCGGACGCAGGCGATCGAAGGCGGGATGAACGAGGCCAAGCAGGCCCAGGCCGAGGCGAAGGCGGCGCTCGACAAGTACAACGCGCAGCTGGCCGAGGCTCGCTCGGAAGCTGCGAAGATCCGCGAGGACGCGCGTGAGCAGGGTGCGCAGATCATCGCGGAGATGCGTGAGCAGGCGAACGTCGAGGCCGAGCGGATCGTGAACCACGCCCGGACCCAGATCGACGCCGAGCGTACGCAGGCCGTTGCTTCGCTGCGCAGCGAGGTCGGCTTGATGGCCACGTCGCTGGCCGGCCGGATCGTCGGGGAGTCGCTCGAGGACGAGGCGCGTCAGCGTCGTACGGTCGAGCGCTTCCTGGAGGAGCTGGAGTCGAGCGAGTCGGCCCGGCAGGCTGTCGGAACGGACGGCTGA
- the atpB gene encoding F0F1 ATP synthase subunit A codes for MIAGVSTEFTPPGPGDFNLPPIFEGVEWFTKPVLVATLSVIVIVWFFWGASRKAAVVPSKLQFAGELGYNFVRNSIARDAIGSQEHMKYVPFLLGLFFFILLNNVAASIPFIQFPTFSHIGWAYAAAALSWIIYNAVGIKKKGLGGYLKHQTMPAGVPVWLMPLMIPIEFISNILVRPVSLSLRLFANMFAGHILLLVFVLGGEYMVFETGNIALGGVGILTFLMGLAIAGLELFVQCIQAYIFVVLTAQYIGSAIADEH; via the coding sequence GTGATCGCCGGAGTTTCGACCGAGTTCACCCCGCCCGGTCCCGGGGACTTCAACCTGCCGCCCATCTTCGAGGGCGTGGAGTGGTTCACCAAGCCGGTCCTGGTGGCCACTTTGTCGGTGATCGTCATCGTCTGGTTCTTCTGGGGTGCCTCCCGCAAGGCCGCGGTCGTGCCGAGCAAGCTGCAGTTCGCCGGCGAGCTGGGCTACAACTTCGTCCGGAACTCGATCGCCCGCGACGCGATCGGCAGCCAGGAGCACATGAAGTACGTGCCCTTCCTGCTCGGCCTGTTCTTCTTCATCCTGCTGAACAACGTCGCCGCGTCGATCCCGTTCATCCAGTTCCCGACGTTCAGCCACATCGGCTGGGCCTACGCGGCGGCCGCGCTGAGCTGGATCATCTACAACGCGGTGGGCATCAAGAAGAAGGGCCTGGGCGGCTACCTCAAGCACCAGACCATGCCGGCCGGTGTCCCGGTCTGGCTGATGCCGCTGATGATCCCGATCGAGTTCATCTCCAACATCCTGGTCCGGCCGGTCTCGCTCAGCCTGCGGCTGTTCGCGAACATGTTCGCCGGGCACATCCTGCTGCTGGTCTTCGTGCTCGGCGGCGAGTACATGGTCTTCGAGACCGGCAACATCGCCCTCGGTGGCGTCGGCATCCTCACCTTCCTGATGGGCCTCGCGATCGCCGGACTCGAGCTGTTCGTCCAGTGCATCCAGGCCTACATCTTCGTCGTGCTGACCGCGCAGTACATCGGCAGCGCCATCGCCGACGAACACTGA
- the atpE gene encoding ATP synthase F0 subunit C, with product MNALEISGNIAVLGYGLAAIGPGVGVGLIFAAVINGTARQPEAQSKLQSIAWIGFGVTEVLAIIGIALAFVFRSGA from the coding sequence ATGAACGCTCTCGAGATCTCCGGCAACATCGCCGTCCTCGGTTACGGCCTTGCCGCGATCGGCCCGGGCGTCGGTGTCGGTCTGATCTTCGCCGCTGTCATCAACGGCACCGCGCGTCAGCCCGAGGCGCAGAGCAAGCTGCAGTCGATCGCGTGGATCGGCTTCGGCGTGACCGAGGTGCTGGCGATCATCGGTATCGCGCTGGCCTTCGTCTTCCGTTCCGGCGCCTGA
- a CDS encoding L-threonylcarbamoyladenylate synthase encodes MSERFDFTGDELAPAYRAAVDAIEAGDLVVLPTDTVYGLAADAFKADAVQRLLDAKGRGRDMPPPVLISVVESLDALATDVPEVGRKLCEEYWPGPLTVICHAQGSLMWDLGDTQGTVALRVPDHENTRELLSRTGPLAVSSANLSGQAAALDVYDAEAQLAESVAVYLDGGEVTGGQPSTIVDLTGEVPHVVRIGALSMEDIRKIVPEATTDLEPKPEDVQDKPADDKPVQDEKPAEEKPVQDEKPAEEKPAEVQDKPTEEVVEASKDEPGKPADSKAPDVRPAD; translated from the coding sequence GTGAGCGAGCGCTTTGACTTCACCGGAGACGAACTGGCGCCGGCCTACCGCGCCGCCGTGGACGCGATCGAGGCCGGTGACCTGGTCGTGCTACCGACCGACACCGTGTACGGCCTGGCCGCGGACGCCTTCAAGGCCGACGCCGTGCAACGGCTGCTGGACGCCAAGGGCCGCGGCCGCGACATGCCGCCGCCGGTGCTGATCTCGGTGGTCGAGTCGCTGGACGCGCTCGCGACCGACGTACCGGAGGTCGGCCGGAAGCTGTGCGAGGAGTACTGGCCCGGACCGCTGACGGTGATCTGCCACGCGCAGGGCTCGCTGATGTGGGACCTCGGCGACACCCAGGGCACGGTCGCGCTGCGCGTGCCCGACCACGAGAACACGCGGGAGCTGCTGTCCCGGACCGGCCCGCTCGCGGTCAGCTCGGCCAACCTGAGTGGTCAGGCGGCGGCGCTCGACGTGTACGACGCCGAGGCGCAGCTCGCCGAGTCGGTCGCGGTCTACTTGGACGGCGGCGAGGTCACCGGCGGCCAGCCGTCGACGATCGTCGACCTGACCGGCGAGGTGCCGCACGTCGTACGGATCGGCGCGCTGTCGATGGAGGACATCCGCAAGATCGTCCCCGAGGCGACCACGGACCTGGAGCCGAAGCCGGAAGACGTTCAGGACAAGCCGGCCGACGACAAGCCGGTCCAGGACGAGAAGCCCGCCGAAGAGAAGCCGGTCCAGGACGAGAAGCCCGCCGAAGAGAAGCCGGCTGAGGTTCAGGACAAGCCAACTGAAGAGGTCGTTGAGGCGTCCAAAGATGAGCCGGGGAAGCCGGCGGACTCCAAGGCACCCGATGTGAGGCCTGCGGACTAG
- the atpA gene encoding F0F1 ATP synthase subunit alpha yields the protein MAELTIRPEEIRDALDRFVSSYEPETATREEVGTVVDAGDGIAHVEGLPSAMTNELLEFEDGTRGIALNLDVRNIGVAVLGEFDGIEEGQQVRRTGQVLSVAVGEGYLGRVVDPMGRPIDGLGEIKDLEGTRALELQAAGVMDRQEVREPLQTGIKAIDGMIPIGRGQRQLIIGDRKTGKTAIAIDTIINQKANWDSGDPKKQVRCIYVAIGQKGSTIASVRGALEEAGAMEYTTIVASPASDPAGFKYVAPYTGSAIGQHWMYQGKHVLIVFDDLSKQAEAYRSMSLLLRRPPGREAYPGDVFYLHSRLLERCAKLSDELGAGSMTGLPIIETKANDVSAFIPTNVISITDGQIFLQSDLFNANIRPAIDVGISVSRVGGAAQVKGMKKVSGSLKLDLAQFRAMEAFAMFASDLDATSRRQLDRGQRLVELLRQPQYSPYPVEEQTVSIWAGTTGKFDDVPVEDVLRFEREFLDYLRRDSKVLDAVRESGKFEDDSAEAVISALDAFKPTFQTSGGELLVGREETKAMDEEDVEQEQIVRQKRG from the coding sequence ATGGCGGAGCTCACGATCAGGCCGGAGGAGATCCGGGACGCCCTGGATCGCTTCGTCTCCAGCTACGAGCCGGAGACGGCGACCCGCGAAGAGGTCGGCACCGTTGTCGACGCCGGTGACGGCATCGCGCACGTCGAGGGCCTGCCCTCGGCGATGACGAACGAGCTGCTGGAATTCGAGGACGGCACCCGGGGCATCGCCCTGAACCTGGACGTCCGCAACATCGGTGTCGCCGTTCTCGGTGAGTTCGACGGTATCGAGGAGGGCCAGCAGGTCCGCCGGACCGGCCAGGTCCTGTCCGTCGCCGTCGGCGAGGGCTACCTGGGTCGCGTCGTCGACCCGATGGGCCGTCCGATCGACGGCCTCGGCGAGATCAAGGACCTCGAGGGCACCCGCGCCCTGGAGCTCCAGGCGGCCGGCGTGATGGACCGCCAGGAGGTCCGCGAGCCGCTGCAGACCGGCATCAAGGCGATCGACGGCATGATCCCGATCGGCCGCGGCCAGCGTCAGCTGATCATCGGCGACCGCAAGACCGGCAAGACCGCGATCGCGATCGACACGATCATCAACCAGAAGGCCAACTGGGACTCCGGCGACCCGAAGAAGCAGGTCCGCTGCATCTACGTCGCGATCGGCCAGAAGGGCTCGACGATCGCCTCGGTGCGCGGCGCGCTCGAAGAGGCCGGCGCGATGGAGTACACCACCATCGTGGCCTCCCCGGCGTCCGACCCGGCCGGCTTCAAGTACGTCGCGCCGTACACCGGTTCGGCCATCGGCCAGCACTGGATGTACCAGGGCAAGCACGTCCTGATCGTGTTCGACGACCTGAGCAAGCAGGCCGAGGCCTACCGCTCGATGTCGCTGCTGCTGCGTCGCCCGCCGGGCCGTGAGGCGTACCCGGGTGACGTCTTCTACCTGCACAGCCGCCTGCTGGAGCGTTGCGCGAAGCTGAGCGACGAGCTCGGCGCGGGCTCGATGACCGGTCTGCCGATCATCGAGACCAAGGCCAACGACGTCTCGGCGTTCATCCCGACCAACGTCATCTCGATCACCGACGGCCAGATCTTCCTGCAGTCGGACCTGTTCAACGCCAACATCCGTCCCGCCATCGACGTCGGTATCTCGGTGTCGCGGGTCGGCGGTGCCGCGCAGGTCAAGGGCATGAAGAAGGTCTCCGGCTCGCTGAAGCTGGACCTCGCGCAGTTCCGCGCGATGGAGGCCTTCGCGATGTTCGCCTCCGACCTCGACGCGACCTCGCGCCGTCAGCTGGACCGCGGTCAGCGTCTGGTCGAGCTGCTGCGTCAGCCGCAGTACTCGCCGTACCCGGTCGAGGAGCAGACGGTCTCCATCTGGGCCGGTACGACGGGCAAGTTCGACGACGTCCCGGTCGAGGACGTGCTGCGCTTCGAGCGTGAGTTCCTCGACTACCTGCGGCGCGACTCCAAGGTGCTCGACGCCGTCCGCGAGAGCGGCAAGTTCGAGGACGACTCGGCCGAGGCCGTCATCTCCGCGCTGGACGCCTTCAAGCCGACCTTCCAGACCTCCGGCGGCGAGCTGCTCGTCGGTCGTGAGGAGACGAAGGCCATGGACGAAGAGGACGTCGAGCAGGAGCAGATCGTCCGGCAGAAGCGGGGCTGA
- a CDS encoding AtpZ/AtpI family protein: protein MSQQSDPKPTPDTSGDGWRVLSYLIGGVLVYGGIGFGLDRWLGTQFLLPVGIVLGAGLTILMLHFRYGRS from the coding sequence ATGAGCCAGCAAAGCGATCCGAAGCCGACACCCGATACCTCGGGCGACGGGTGGCGGGTCCTGTCCTACCTGATCGGCGGTGTCCTGGTGTACGGGGGCATCGGCTTCGGGTTGGATCGCTGGCTGGGCACGCAGTTCCTGCTTCCGGTGGGCATCGTCCTCGGAGCGGGACTCACGATTCTGATGCTGCACTTCCGGTACGGGCGCTCCTGA
- the atpD gene encoding F0F1 ATP synthase subunit beta → MTATVTENNNEAGARGVGRVARVIGPVVDVEFAADTMPDMYNALEVDITLGDVTTTITLEVALHVGDNMVRAISMKPTDGLVRGTEVRDTGAAISVPVGDVTKGRVWSVTGKCLNQDESEFEIAERWPIHRKAPAFDQLESKTEMLETGIKVLDLLTPYVQGGKIGLFGGAGVGKTVMIQEMIYRIAHNFGGTSVFAGVGERTREGNDLIGEMEEAGVFKDTALVFGQMDEPPGTRLRVALSALTMAEYFRDVKEQDVLLFIDNIFRFTQAGSEVSTLLGRMPSAVGYQPNLADEMGVLQERITSTRGHSITSMQAIYVPADDYTDPAPATTFAHLDATTELSRDIASRGLYPAVDPLSSTSRILDPQYIGQEHYDVAVRVKQILQKNKELQDIIAILGVDELSEEDKITVARARRIEQFLSQNTYMAEKFTNTPGSTVPLKDTIESFKKITEGETDHIAEQAFFNTGSLDDVERRWAELQKEL, encoded by the coding sequence ATGACTGCCACGGTTACCGAGAACAACAACGAGGCGGGCGCCCGCGGCGTCGGTCGCGTCGCCCGGGTGATCGGCCCGGTCGTCGACGTCGAGTTCGCCGCGGACACGATGCCGGACATGTACAACGCGCTCGAGGTGGACATCACCCTGGGCGACGTCACCACGACGATCACCCTCGAGGTCGCGCTGCACGTCGGCGACAACATGGTCCGGGCGATCTCGATGAAGCCCACCGACGGCCTGGTCCGCGGTACCGAGGTGCGCGACACCGGTGCGGCGATCTCCGTCCCGGTCGGCGACGTCACCAAGGGCCGCGTCTGGTCGGTCACGGGCAAGTGCCTGAACCAGGACGAGTCCGAGTTCGAGATCGCCGAGCGCTGGCCGATCCACCGCAAGGCGCCGGCCTTCGACCAGCTCGAGTCCAAGACCGAGATGCTGGAGACCGGCATCAAGGTGCTCGACCTGCTCACGCCGTACGTGCAGGGCGGAAAGATCGGCCTGTTCGGTGGTGCGGGCGTCGGCAAGACCGTCATGATCCAGGAGATGATCTACCGGATCGCGCACAACTTCGGTGGCACCTCGGTGTTCGCCGGTGTCGGTGAGCGCACCCGTGAGGGCAACGACCTGATCGGTGAGATGGAAGAGGCCGGCGTCTTCAAGGACACCGCGCTGGTCTTCGGTCAGATGGACGAGCCGCCGGGCACGCGGCTTCGCGTCGCGCTGTCGGCCCTCACGATGGCGGAGTACTTCCGCGACGTGAAGGAGCAGGACGTGCTGCTCTTCATCGACAACATCTTCCGGTTCACCCAGGCCGGTTCCGAGGTCTCCACGCTGCTCGGCCGGATGCCGTCGGCCGTGGGGTACCAGCCGAACCTCGCCGACGAGATGGGCGTGCTGCAGGAGCGGATCACCTCGACGCGTGGACACTCGATCACCTCGATGCAGGCGATCTACGTACCCGCCGACGACTACACCGACCCGGCGCCGGCCACCACGTTCGCGCACCTGGACGCGACCACCGAGCTGTCGCGTGACATCGCGTCGCGTGGTCTGTACCCGGCCGTCGACCCGCTGTCGTCCACGTCACGGATCCTCGACCCGCAGTACATCGGCCAGGAGCACTACGACGTGGCCGTCCGGGTCAAGCAGATCCTGCAGAAGAACAAGGAGCTGCAGGACATCATCGCCATCCTCGGTGTCGACGAGCTGTCCGAAGAGGACAAGATCACCGTCGCGCGAGCGCGCCGGATCGAGCAGTTCCTGTCGCAGAACACCTACATGGCGGAGAAGTTCACCAACACGCCGGGTTCGACGGTGCCGCTGAAGGACACCATCGAGTCGTTCAAGAAGATCACCGAGGGCGAGACCGACCACATCGCCGAGCAGGCCTTCTTCAACACCGGCTCGCTGGACGACGTCGAGCGGCGTTGGGCCGAGCTCCAGAAGGAGCTCTGA
- a CDS encoding adenosine deaminase, which produces MTVSRDFLTGLPKAELHVHHVGSASPRIVAELAARHPGSPVPADPAALAEYFTFTDFAKFIEVYLTVVDLITTPDDVRLLTYEIAREMAAQNIRYSELTVTPYTSVVRGIAAEAFCEAIEDARTAAEKELGVTLRWIFDIPGEAGLPAAEETLRIATKIRPDGLVGFGLGGPEVGVPRPQFAPYFEQALAVGLHSVPHAGETTGPETIWAALRDLKAERIGHGTSAMQDPELVAYLAEHRIPLEVSPTSNLATQAVTSYAEHPLPAMVEAGLVVTINSDDPPMFGTDLVTEYGVATGLLKLDEAGAADLARTAVRVSFAEQSVKDTLLAEIDAYVS; this is translated from the coding sequence ATGACTGTGTCCCGTGACTTCCTCACCGGCCTGCCGAAGGCCGAGCTGCACGTCCACCACGTCGGGTCCGCGTCGCCGCGGATCGTCGCCGAGCTCGCCGCCCGGCACCCCGGCTCGCCGGTGCCGGCCGACCCGGCCGCGCTGGCGGAGTACTTCACCTTCACCGACTTCGCGAAGTTCATCGAGGTCTACCTGACCGTCGTGGACCTGATCACCACCCCGGACGACGTCCGGCTGCTCACCTACGAGATCGCCCGCGAGATGGCGGCGCAGAACATCCGCTACTCCGAGCTGACCGTCACGCCGTACACGTCGGTGGTCCGCGGGATCGCCGCCGAGGCGTTCTGCGAGGCGATCGAGGACGCCCGGACGGCGGCCGAGAAGGAGCTCGGCGTGACGCTGCGCTGGATCTTCGACATCCCCGGCGAGGCGGGGCTGCCGGCCGCCGAGGAGACGCTGCGGATCGCGACCAAGATCCGCCCCGACGGCCTGGTCGGGTTCGGCCTGGGCGGCCCGGAGGTCGGCGTACCGCGGCCGCAGTTCGCGCCGTACTTCGAGCAGGCGCTGGCCGTCGGTCTGCACAGCGTTCCGCACGCCGGTGAGACCACCGGCCCGGAGACGATCTGGGCCGCGCTGCGCGACCTGAAGGCCGAGCGGATCGGCCACGGGACGTCGGCGATGCAGGACCCGGAGCTGGTCGCGTACCTGGCCGAGCACCGGATCCCGCTCGAGGTCAGCCCGACCTCGAACCTGGCCACCCAGGCCGTCACCTCGTACGCCGAGCACCCGCTGCCGGCGATGGTCGAGGCCGGTCTGGTCGTCACGATCAACTCCGACGATCCGCCGATGTTCGGCACCGACCTCGTCACCGAGTACGGCGTCGCGACCGGCCTGCTGAAGCTCGACGAGGCCGGCGCCGCCGACCTCGCCCGCACCGCCGTCCGGGTCTCCTTCGCCGAGCAGTCCGTCAAGGACACCCTGCTCGCCGAGATCGACGCGTACGTGAGCTAG
- a CDS encoding F0F1 ATP synthase subunit gamma: MPASLRQLRERRASVSTIKKLTRAMELIAASRIVKAQQRAQAAGPYARELTRAVSAVATFSNVDHPLTTEKPNPKRAAVLLITSDRGQAGAYSSSVIREGERLHQLLREDGKEIVPFLTGRKGIAYYTFRQREVAQSWSGESDAPTFARAREVADALIEAFLTPTEEGGVDEIHIVFTRFVSMLTQRPDVIRLLPLEVVEGTEAPAEDDVLPLYEFEPSAEDVLDGLLPKYVASRIHYCMLQAAASELANRQRAMKSATDNAQDLIERLTREANQARQAQITQEISEIVGGAGALADASAGSE, encoded by the coding sequence ATGCCAGCCAGTCTGCGGCAGCTTCGTGAGCGTCGGGCCTCGGTCTCGACGATCAAGAAGCTCACCCGCGCGATGGAGCTCATCGCGGCGTCCCGGATCGTCAAGGCGCAGCAACGCGCCCAGGCGGCCGGTCCGTACGCGCGTGAGCTCACCCGTGCCGTGTCGGCGGTGGCGACGTTCTCGAACGTCGACCACCCGCTGACCACCGAGAAGCCGAACCCGAAGCGGGCCGCGGTTCTCCTGATCACCTCCGACCGCGGTCAGGCCGGTGCGTACTCCTCCTCGGTGATCCGCGAGGGGGAGCGGCTGCACCAGCTCCTGCGCGAGGACGGCAAGGAGATCGTGCCGTTCCTGACCGGACGCAAGGGGATCGCCTACTACACCTTCCGGCAGCGCGAGGTCGCGCAGTCGTGGAGCGGCGAGTCCGACGCGCCGACGTTCGCCCGGGCCCGGGAGGTCGCCGACGCGCTGATCGAGGCCTTCCTGACCCCGACCGAGGAGGGCGGCGTGGACGAGATCCACATCGTCTTCACCCGGTTCGTGTCGATGCTGACCCAGCGGCCGGACGTGATCCGGCTGCTGCCGCTGGAGGTCGTCGAGGGCACCGAGGCGCCGGCCGAGGACGACGTCCTGCCGTTGTACGAGTTCGAGCCGTCCGCCGAGGACGTGCTGGACGGGCTGCTGCCCAAGTACGTCGCCAGCCGGATCCACTACTGCATGCTGCAGGCGGCCGCTTCCGAGCTGGCCAACCGGCAGCGCGCGATGAAGTCCGCGACCGACAACGCGCAGGACCTGATCGAACGCTTGACGCGTGAGGCCAACCAGGCGCGCCAGGCCCAAATTACCCAAGAAATCAGCGAGATCGTCGGTGGCGCGGGTGCGCTGGCCGACGCCTCAGCCGGGAGCGAGTGA
- a CDS encoding F0F1 ATP synthase subunit delta has translation MRGASKESLARAEEALAGVTVSEGLGAELFSVAKVLDTNGSLRRALTDPARGTESRTGLVRQLFGGKVSDQALEILTAAAVGRWVSGRDLGDALDDLSVKAEVAFADGQRKLDELEDQLFRLDRVVAVERALAGKLSDRSIPLEARQELIRGLLQGKADAVTVRLVERAVDGRGRGFAGAMRAYQVAAAARRSASIATVRVANDLTETERDRLAELLGRQYGRQIQLNVIVDPSVVGGVRVDIGDEVIDGTIAARLDEAQRRIAG, from the coding sequence ATGCGCGGCGCTTCGAAGGAGTCACTCGCCCGGGCCGAAGAGGCCCTGGCGGGTGTCACCGTCTCCGAGGGTCTCGGTGCCGAGCTGTTCTCGGTCGCCAAGGTGCTCGACACCAACGGGTCGCTGCGCCGGGCGCTGACCGACCCGGCCCGTGGTACCGAGAGCCGGACCGGCCTGGTCCGGCAGCTGTTCGGCGGCAAGGTCTCCGACCAGGCGCTGGAGATCCTGACCGCTGCCGCGGTCGGTCGCTGGGTCAGCGGCCGGGACCTCGGTGACGCGCTGGACGACCTGAGCGTGAAGGCCGAGGTGGCCTTCGCCGACGGGCAGCGCAAGCTGGACGAGCTGGAGGACCAGCTGTTCCGCCTGGACCGTGTGGTTGCGGTCGAGCGGGCGCTGGCCGGCAAGTTGAGCGATCGCAGCATCCCGCTGGAAGCCCGGCAGGAACTGATCCGTGGTCTGCTGCAGGGCAAGGCCGACGCCGTCACCGTACGGCTGGTCGAGCGCGCGGTGGACGGCCGGGGACGTGGTTTCGCCGGTGCGATGCGGGCCTACCAGGTCGCCGCGGCGGCCCGGCGCAGTGCCAGCATCGCGACCGTTCGCGTCGCCAACGACCTGACCGAGACCGAGCGCGACCGGCTGGCCGAGCTGCTCGGCCGGCAGTACGGACGGCAGATCCAGCTGAACGTGATCGTCGACCCGAGTGTCGTCGGCGGCGTCCGGGTGGACATCGGTGACGAAGTGATCGACGGGACCATCGCGGCCCGCCTCGACGAGGCGCAGCGGCGCATCGCGGGCTGA